In Sesamum indicum cultivar Zhongzhi No. 13 linkage group LG8, S_indicum_v1.0, whole genome shotgun sequence, the sequence GGTTAAATTGGCATTGAAAGCCAAACAAAAGTTGGGCTTCATTGATGGAGCTATGGAAGACCAATGGAAAACGAGGATGAGATTGAACAATGGGAACGCGTGGACAGTATGGTAGCTTCATGGCTACTGAATTCAATAAACAAGGAGGTTGTGGAAGCTTTTATATACACAACATCTGCACAAAATTTGTGGAAACAATTAGAAGCGAGATTATGGGAAAGTAATGGCCCCATGTTATACGacattcaaaagaaaatcagtTCTCTCACTCAAGGTGATATGACGATCTTGACATACTTTGCAAAACTGAAAATGTTATGGGACGAGTTGGCACATTTGGACCCTTTGCTGGAGTGCTCTTGTGGATCTAGTGCTATGGCGGAGCGGAATTCGTCAAGGGAGCTTATACAGTTCTTGATGGGTCTTGAAGATGACTATGACCATACAAGGAGTCAGATATTATTAATGGACCCCTTGCCTACGATAGAAAAGGCATACTCAATGCTAATGCGTATTGAAAAGCAGCGTGATATACATGTAAGTGCAAGCCAAGATGGGGCGATGGCTGTTAAATTCTCAAATCCAAGAAGAGATCAAGCGAGTGAGATAGCTGCAAGAAAGAGGTCTGTCATTGATAAGAAGTCGCAGTACTCCAATTTCTGTTAAAGTAATGGTCACACGAGACAATCTTGCTTCAAGATTGTCGGCTTCCCTGACtggtataaaaatttaattgaacaaagGAAGAGTGAAAAGGGAGGTGCAAACAGAGCATATAATGCAAGAATAGAAGATAACCTGCAGAGCCAAGATTTCAATATCAGACCTGACCTTGCCAAAATAATCAGAAATGAAGTGAAGAAAGCAATGCATGAACACGATTCTGTGAAGGCACACTCAACCAATATGGCAGAAATGGAGGATTATGGAGGTGATGTTCTTACTAACAAATCTTGGATTATAGATAGTGGTGCATCCACTCATATGTGCAATGATTTTCATCTTTTGAAAcatctaaaatatttcaagaatcCCATTTATGTGAAGTTACCAGATGgtacaaaaaggaaaattatatgtaaagaGCAAATAGAATTGTCTGCTAATATCATCTTAAAAGAAGTTTTGTATGTCCCTACTTTTAAACATAACTTACTCTCTATTAATAAAGCATGCCTTGATAACAAACTTAAGGTGATTTTTACTAGTAACAAGTGTGTCTTGCAGGAGCCTCAGACGATGAAGATTTTGGGAATAGGTAGACTAGTCGGCAGGCTTTACATTCTTGATAAAGAGTTCTGTAAAACAACTACTAATCAGTCTGAGAATTCACTTGATGTATTATGTATGAAAGCTACTTTACATGACATAGATGTATGGCATAGAAGATTGGGCATGCCCCCATTGATGTACTCAAACACATACCTCTTGTTAATAAAGCACATTCTACCTTGAGTTTATGTGATGTGTGTCCCATGGCAAAACAACGTAGATTACCTTTTATTACTAGCCAAACTCGAGCCACGAATAATTTTGACTTCACATAGATGTTTGGGGACCGTATAAACAATTTTCCATTACTAATTCACATTACATGTTAACCATAGTTGATGACCACAGTAGAGCCACATGGATCTACCTTATGAACTATAAGGACCAAGTCGTATAGAAactggattttttttttataatttgatatacAATCAATTTCACAAACGCATTAAAGCTATTAGGACTGATAATGGCACAGAATTTACTAGTCAAATCTGTCAAAAGTTTTTGCAAAAACATGGAGTGATTCATCAAAGAACTTGTGTTTTCAccccacaacaaaatggagtgGTTGAGAGGAAACATCAACATTTGTTACAATTGGCTAGAGGATTGCTATTTCAAGCACGGATGCcttcaaaattttggacaGAGGCTCTCCTCACTGCAGCTTATTTAGTAAATAGATTGCCTACGGTAGTGCTAAATTGGAAAACACCTTTTGAGGTTTTGTATGGTAAACCTGCTTCGTATGACCATTTAAAAACTTTTGGATGTTTATGTTATGCCTCTAACACCCTGccaaacaagaagaaatttgACTCTAGAAGTTATAAATGTGTTTTCTTGGGATATGGTCATGATCAAAAGGGGTATAAAGTCTATGACTTGGGTTCTCAAAGTACTTTCACTAGGGACTTAGTGTTTTATGAAGATGTGTTTCCTTTTGAATCCATAAACTGTGATAATCTAGCTTGTCCACTCCCTATAGTAGCAGTTGATAACCAACCTACCCTATATGAAGATTCAGAAAATAAAGGAACTATAGAAACAGAACATAGTATGGAAGAAATACAGCCTAGGAGGACGACCAGGTTGACCTCAGAACCTAGGTGGATGAAAGACTTTGTATGTGATATTGCTAGTGATTCTATGCCTAAACAGATTACTACTATAACACCCTCCTTTGGGTGTTCTGTACAAGCATTATCTACATTGCAGGAACCCAAAAATTTCAGAGAAACCCATCAAAGAGAGGAATGGAGGGAAGCAATGAAATCAGAAATTGCTGCACTAGAGCTCAATGACACGTGGGATTTGGTGAAGGCACCTGAAGGCAAGAAGTGCATTGGAAGTAAATGgatttataaactaaaattgaagCCAGACGGAACAATTGAAAGATACAAAGCGAGGCTTGTAGCAAAGGGCTACAACCAAGTAGAGGGGGAGGACTACACGGACTGCTTTGCGCCTGTTGCAAAAGCAGTAACAGTGAGGATGTTCATGGCTGTGTCTGTGGTAAGGGGATGGCCTATTCACCATTTTGATGTTAATAACGCCTTTTTACATGGTACATTGCAGGAGGACATTTACATGAATGCCCCCGAGGGATTTGAGGTTGAACCAGGGTATGTATGCAAACTGAAAAAATCCCTCTATGGCTTGAAGCAAGCATCGAGAGAGTGGAACAAGAAATTCATAGAGAACATGGAGCTTATGGGCTTTAGACAACCTAGACACGACTGTTGTCTGTTCACAAAAGAGGTGAAGGAGGGACAGATTTTACTACTTGTGTATGTAGACGATGTCCTCATTTCAGCCCCTACAATCACTCGCATTCAAACTGTAAAACAGCACCTGCACAAATTATTTACCATCAAGGACTTAGGGGTGGcgaaatattttcttgggattGAATTAGCTTGGTGCAATGAAGGGATGCTAGCCACACAAAACAAGTATACTGCTGATATTATACAGGATTTAGGATTGGTTCATGCTAATGCTAAAGACACCCCACTGCCCGTGGGAGCAAAGCTCACCTCAACAGGTGGGAACCCGTTGTCTGAACCTTCCAGATATCATAGGTTGATAGGGATTCTGCTCTATTTGAATTACACCCGACTTGACATTTCATACGGGGTGTAACAATTAAGTCAATACCTGCATAAACCATACCAACTCCATTGGGATGTTGCAGTCCACCttgtgaaatatttgaagGGTCATCCTTCTATaggtattttcttttcttacaaGAACTCTGTTAAGCTAACTGCCTTCTGTGATGTAGATTGGGCAGGTTGCATTGAGACAAGGAAATCACTCACTGGTTTCTGCATCTTTTTTGGTAATACACCTGTTTCCTGGAGAACAAAGAAACAGGTTACAGTCTCTCGATCAACTGCGGAAGCTGAGCATCGTAGCCTTGCTACCACAGTATGCGAACTCATCTGGTTGAATTACCTACTTCAAGAACTCCGGATTGAAATTTCCCAACCAATCCCACTCTATTGCGATAATAAAGCCGCTGTTCATATAACTGTGAACCCAGTGTTCCACGAACAGACCAAACACATCTAAATTGACTGCCACATCGTGAGAGAGAAATATAAGGAAGGATTCGTCCGTCCCACACATATGAGTGCAAAGGAACAAGTCGCCGATGTCTTTACAAAGGCTCTACCAGCTACAACTTTCAAACTTATGAAGTCCAAGTTGAACCTCCTTTCTTGGCCACAGGGTTCAACTTGCGGGGGGAGTGTTAAAATTGGCAAGATTTCTAACTTTTCTGCTCTGCAGCAACCAAaacaagaggaagaagaaggcACCATATTCAACAGAGAAAGAACTTCGCGGGCTATTTAAAATCTGATGGAAGTCGTGTTTTCTGTTCTTATTTAGCGCTATTTAAAACGCGGGTTTAGATTTAGCTTTTCTTGGTTAGTCATCAGCACTTTTATTAGTTCTTTTAGtcgtttttttgttttagcaACTTTTCAGTTCTCATTCAGTTTTGTTAGTTGCGGCAGTTCGAGCTTCTTGAAAGCTATATAAACCAGCTACCCTGTATTTTCTTTGCAAGTGAGAATAATCAAAAGACTTCCCTTTCGAAATGCTTTTTCCTGAATTTTAACAGGAAACTTATTAATGTCTTTTAGAGCAAGTAAAATGACTTTAACAAACTTAGTAACAATAGTTATTTGTtagttatacatatttaatattaataattggcGTGTGTTAACTACTGATGATTGAAACTCATGATAcgattgtaattgatttattaaaaataataattattgtaaattttactaTCGTATATTATTCAAGAACTCagttacttaaatttaatacattcagatttaattaaactcTAGGATGTCCAATCTATCCCAAAGAACATATAGATTGGTATTggacctatttttaaaatttgggctGAATTTTGGGTGGAGGGTCCTATTCGATTGGATACCCACATCTtttaactataaataataGCAGTCAAAGGTATTTATAGAGTCAGATGTGCGCACatcaatatatgtatatgtccAACTATTACTATCAGGTACGTCCTCATGCTTGGAGGAGAACAATCGTTATTTTTCAGATCTTAGGTACGACTAGATCACATTGACCCTGATTCGAGCACACAAATCTTTTATCTTGCCTAGAAAATTGTCTTATGAGGGCCGggtattttaatcttttctcAGTGGATCCTTATTTACTCGCCtcaagtttatatattttggggATTATATCACTGTCCTCTCCTGAGGTTcgatgaatttatatatacaccctctgtagtttgaaatttttcatctaatatcCCTGACGTTTGTTTTCCTCCAATAAATAGATCTCTcatcgttagtcaaaatttacaaaaattattggtattagcaaaaaactaaatgaaaatCTATAGTTACTCTCAATTAACTTaatactaacttattgcaagtcaatcTAATCTTTCTAACCAAGCTACCCTTACAAGAGTGAGATGTAGCTTCTCATATGTATTAGcatgtataaatatgtataaaggTAATTTAATCAGAAAACGtttgtttgacctgtaataTATCAATCGgtagtaaatatgaatttttcattcgatatttttaattaatattaataaattccaTGAATTTTCACTAACGATCTATTCattgaattaaaacaaatatcaagtgtattaaatataatatttcaaaaaaaacaaatttatatataattatacaaaatttcaaaaattaaagaacgGTATAATCACCCCTATATCTTTTAATCAAAATGTTTGAGACATTAGTAGACCTACTTGATTTCCATGACGCATcaaaaacatttaatattagtattataaaGATAAGAATAAAAGGACTTATAAACATcagaatataataaacaaaaaagctGTATTATACATCGCCGTCTTGATTTCAAACTTTgataatcatttatatatagtattccTCAATTTAGGGTCAACCAGTTGGCATCGCCCACAATTCTTCACATCTCCCCTATAATAAATGTCTGTGTTCATCTTATactgaattaataataataaaagtaaagaataattatactgttgttttaaaaaatttagtgtaattatatataatttttttgtaaatttaaataattttttaatatttttaatgtttgttttcgtccGATAAATATGTtcattcgttagtcaaaacttacaaaatttattaaattaaaaaacaaaaaagaaagaagaatttgGAATAAAAGTCCATAAGTACCCCGAATTAACTTACTTATTGaaggtcaaacaaatattttttaaccaaataaggatgaagatatacctccttacATGCATTAGTGCGAGTATAAATGTATAATGATAGTTTGACcggaaaagatttatttaatctacaATAAGcaagcaaaaaattaattgatgataaatataattttttggtaatataagtaaatttggtaaattttgactagtaAGAGATATATTTGTTggacgaaaataaatataattagagtcatttagttaattaatacgTGATCTATACAAGAGACAATTGCTtcttaatcataaaatactgaCCCAAATAGATAAATCAAATAAGAACTGTCTTTATAAGATTTccaacaaaatcataaaagaagTAGATCAGAAAGAATAcaccaaaataatttaaatggaGTTTTCGTAAGAATGAACTAAAGgtactaaataaatttatttaaatgacaaatatttatgtataattatattaaattttaaaaagaaatcatggaattatccctaataataataataataataatatttgcaCGTAATTATATGTGTCATCGTTGGTAGTTCTATCCCTTGCAATACATTTTGGGGAAGGAACATTTTGTGACTTATAACCTCGTTTGTTGGGATAGCCAGATGGACACAATGGGTTTATTCCACATCGCTAAAAATGTTTATTTGGCTACaggaaattaaagaaaaatcaaggttttaaattttcatacgTTTTTAACgaatttatgaaattgttttcattttttgttttataaaaacaaaaatatatgccaattttgaaattatttagtttcttgaaaagaaaaataaaactctaactttcataattttcccACCCAAATCTGAGTTTttaagaaaatcattttttttaacgaAACATTTATCTCATagttttagttataaatatataaattcttatgGCACgcctaaataataattgatttaatattgCGCTTAATTAGTAATGTAATAAGGACATCTAATAACACATAgttaaaagtaataaataatacattattattatttagttttaatagCAACTACATCAAATAATAACTCcgaatataatatattacatgaaaacaaattatttttgtcggCATAAATGATAGAAAACTAATATACATgtgctaaaattaaaaacaaaaaggtaatattttttttttggtgaacgATAAGTTTTACTAATCAAAGAATTTGTACAACAAGGTCCAGACCTCAAAGCTACGCACTCTGGCGCGCTATCTTTTGACGATAATTATCAAtgtttcattaatattataaattatctataatattttcaaaaaatttccaaattttattttaatatttaataagttgaaaCAAGTATTAGAAACGAAAGTTGAAGATAAGTGGAAATGGAAGTGTGGATACTGTTAACGGTCCAAAAGTAGTGCGAAAGCAAATTTGAAGCTTTAAAATAACAGCCTCACGTTGAAAAGGTAACCCCAGAAATGGAAATTAAGGATCGTGCTTTCGTAGAAGCGCCTTCCCCACTCCCAATAATACTTACCAGTTCTCAACTGCCTAACACATGAAACGCGCTTTGTTGACTTCGTTTTGCATTCAATGTATGTGGGTCCTTAATTTGGGATTGTATCCCAAAAACAATAAgtggtaaaattaatttttattaaaaaaatcttgtgaaaattataagctgtttacttatattttgatcattcaaattcaacaaaacttttaaaatattttgttatgttttattttaaacattctATTACTTTgagcttttttgtttttactacATAAATCCGAGATATTTGgggtattttgatattttatttacaatataaatatgaatttgggAGGTATTCggtatattttgatatttcttttacgaaattcttttcttgttttgatattttttaatcaattatttgatatgtcgaattcttttaaaatatttgcaagtGCGGGTAAAagatttgtttatattatttactgtAATTTTAACATGTATTATCATTTACTGCAGTGACTATTTTATACCACCTCCAAATATGATGTTAGTTATTCAAGTTCAACAGTGATTCATGCAGGGTATTAGTTAATACAAGTTCAAAGTAAATCTTGTATTAACctattctgattttttttatacagaataataataataataaggttACAACTACTtctatttagatttaatataattataaatacaaatactgatgttgtaatatttatgttaCCTTCACAAGCTAGAACAACTTATATTTGGAAGTTATCTCATTAAGGACTCTATTAAGagacaataataattatcggAACAAATACCCCTCAATtggaatataattatgttaaattcctattttttccaaaaaaatataaaataaaaaatgtaattatttttgaagatgagtaaaataaataatcttagtccataaaattattttaaaagaatttaaaaagtatgtaaaagtatgcataatttaaaagggtattctgatcaatttattataaaaattgaatgaaaacgtAATAAAAGTTAATAGAATGGGCTCGTTGCTAAATAGACATAAAATGAGAAggtacttttcatttttcaaataatttaaaaatatttataattacgtcaaattttaaaaaaaatagttgtaatttagcttaaaaagaataaaaggaaCAAATAGGGATGTTGATTTATTGGGAGATTATATAGCTACAATTATGGATTCCACATGCATTAGTTGTATGTGTTGTTTGAATTTAGGAACAAGTTCTTATTATTCCTCCATTTGGTGGTTGGTTTTATTACAATCTTCATGCCATGTTCTTTGATTCCCCCTCAATAATTGCCCCACATTTCAACTTTGCAACAAGTGAGAAAtacaattatacataaaaatatttatatttacacaaCGTGCGATTCAACCAATACTCTATTTCGTTAGGTATTAAttgctataattatatatgaggCTTCACAATTTTATCCGAAAAAAAACCATCATTAGGAAGCTTAAGGCTTGTAAGCTACGAAAACTTCTTGTTTACTACTGAAATGAGGTGGGTATGAAAATACCAAACAGTGCACTaatgaaattttgttataacATTAAGTTTTCAcaatttagaaattataagttctctaatctttttcttttgaaaaaaattccaTTTATTACATCTAAGACTGATTGATATCCTAGGAAGTAACTAACATCCCCTTCTCTTCCAATGTTGAAATGCACAAAAATACCTGAGTTGTAAGAAGAAATCCCATTCCTATTGTTATAATGCCTCTGTACATTATGGTTACAGGAGCCGCCAAGACACAGAAATCTAGCATTCAGTTCAAAGGGTACAAgcctaaaacaaaaatttctgTAACTTTATATCTTCTGATATatgcgttttttttttttttttttttaatctcattttcttaattttaaacaaGATCACAATTTCTACATCCTCTGTGCATCACTACAAACTGGATAACTAATTGAGACAGCGCTTTCTTGGGCTGCCGATGTCTGAGAACAGAGAGCCTTCTTCAGCTCATTGTACCTCTCAACATCGAAATTTTCAGCCTTCATCAGCCGCTTCTGCCTGGCGGTGAATCGGCTCTGGTAAAACCCCTCGAACGAGGGCTCTTTCTTTGTTCTTAGGAAGAATGCGTAACCTCccatgaaataaaatgatgtaACATAGAAACAGATAGGTTCCATGACATCCCAAGAGAGCTCCCAGAATGTCAGTCTCATGAAAGCTGCTGTCTGGACAACCAGATAGGCTAATCCACACATGAGCTCCCGCCGTATGTGCAGCTCCGCTTTCCTGTCAATCTCTGCTTTCTGATTCTCCAATTCTTGGAGTTCTCTCATTCTGGGATCATAGGATTTGGGGGCTAAGGACACTGGCAACAATCCTTGGATGGCTTTCACCACCTGTAAGGACAAAAATTGTACACAACATTTGGGTAAAATATGGCTCCATTTCACCTGTAGTTTTACTTGTATGATTCTTACACAAAGATTTAACATTTGATTGTTGTTAAACTCAAATTACTCAGAACTACAACCTTGCGCTCTTGTCTTCCCTATTTGGACAAGGAACCAAAATCTTGTCCTTGCGACCAATAGTTTGATTTCTGCAATCTCTCACATCCTAGGAGTTTTTACTACATTAACACTGTTAAGAAATTGTACTGGTTAATGATGCAATCTCTTCTTGCTTCACCTCCACAAAGGTCTTTGACTTATTCACCTCCAACTCTCTAGAGTTTTCTTAAGACATGATTGCTTACATTTGCAGGACTCCACAAAAGTTGGATGTCCTTTTCATTCTCCCACCTTTGCCCCAcctcaaaaaaatcaaagatttTTCTCCCATCTTTTTTACCAGACAGAAATCTATgtttaagatttatttttcttgttctttagGGCAAAACCCAAAGGTTTTCAAGAGGGGTGGtgctgtttttttcttttaactttttggggAATGGATGGAAAGAAAATCTGCAATGAACAGTGATCCACCCTCTAATAAAAGTCACCATCTGGTTCTAAGACATCTGAGTGCCAAACATTGTTTCAGTTTGCCTGTGGAAGAAGACATGGAAACACAAACACATATGAAAGAGCTTATCAGTTCTCGGTAGTCTCCAAATCATAAACTTGGgggaaaacaagaaaaattcaacaacTATGAAATCTGATCAccattattcaaattttgacCTCATCTTATTACTCTAGTTTATGACAATCTACTCTACCTTTGCCTTCTGAATACTACCAGGAatcaaataaaacattaaacaaacaaaatttaaaaagaaactgatgaatcaagaaacaagaatgcATTCAAAAACCAACCTTATCAGGCCTGAGGAACACGATGTTTCCAAGAACAATCACGCTCCCCGATTCATCAAGCATTTTAGCAAATTCCAGCGCTTGATCCAAATTCGAGCATTCCTTAGCACAAATCTCCAAGAACTCCGGATAAGACACACAATCCTTCTCAATCTGCCTCAGGTTCGACTTGACCATCTCCAACTGGGACAACCTAAGAATCTTCTTCGCATCCGCCACCGTCAGCTTCCCCTCCTCCTCCGGCGCCTGCGCCGGAGGCCTAAGCCCATCAAGCCTAATCCTGTCCCTGGCAATGTCCATCCCCCGGAGCTTCTCCAGGAGCTTTTCTCCGGTGGGAAGAAACCGCAGCCCCAACGGCGGGGCGGCCAACGAGTCTTCCCGTCGGAAGATCCCATCGTCTCCAGGATCAGGGGCGAGCCTATTCGGCGTTGTCTGAGGACTCGACGCGGCGGATCCCACAGCCGCCCGAGGTAAGGAAGTCCGGCAGTTTGTGACGGCGGGGTTGCCGATTCTTGCCATGCTGAAGAGGCGGTGAGCTAAAGCTTTCTTGAACGCCATTGATGAAGAAGTAACACTGAACACGATTTCTAGGTGGCGTTAGAGGCGTGTTTGCAGATGCGTTTTGGATCGCTACAACAATGGCGTAGTAGTAGAAGAGACCTACGCTATATATAGTGCCTAGCCGCCCCCCCTCCCCACCGCACCCCaacaccaaaataaaattaaattattgaaattagtGGTAGAAAATTAAAGCCTGGGCTACATCCAACCCTTCAATTTACagctaattaaataaacattcatggcttttatttaaattatgacTAATTAACGAGTACTAATATACTGTAAGCTAAATTTATGAGAATTTTAacataactataaatatttttttattatttaaaaaattataaatactccttaATTTTAACGTTTGTCTAACAACAATCccaattttattagtttttttttcatttgaattttatattaaaccAATCAAaacattcttttaaattataaattataaattataatataatatttatatggaCTAGtatactttataaattatgtatttgaCACATGTTCAAACCTTttgatttcttcaaatttaaaaaaaaaaaaagaaatcaaataataGTAAAGTAGTAATGGCTGCCTCTTCGTTTAGagactatataattattttttaaataacgaaagaatatttacaaataagtTGAACTGTCATAATaggtaattgtaatttatcctgtAATGTACTTTAGGGGATGCTTGTgcaaaattttactaataaataagaaatatattgataattataattatttccacgagaattatatttataattttacaaaatatatatagtgtatataatttaattaaaataaaaaaaatgataaaaatgagCCCACAAATTGGAATGTTCCCAGAATATGGGTAAAAATTGGTAGCAGTTCCACCTCTCCAAATGTATCGTCACCCTTTTAA encodes:
- the LOC105167489 gene encoding calcium uniporter protein 2, mitochondrial-like, yielding MAFKKALAHRLFSMARIGNPAVTNCRTSLPRAAVGSAASSPQTTPNRLAPDPGDDGIFRREDSLAAPPLGLRFLPTGEKLLEKLRGMDIARDRIRLDGLRPPAQAPEEEGKLTVADAKKILRLSQLEMVKSNLRQIEKDCVSYPEFLEICAKECSNLDQALEFAKMLDESGSVIVLGNIVFLRPDKVVKAIQGLLPVSLAPKSYDPRMRELQELENQKAEIDRKAELHIRRELMCGLAYLVVQTAAFMRLTFWELSWDVMEPICFYVTSFYFMGGYAFFLRTKKEPSFEGFYQSRFTARQKRLMKAENFDVERYNELKKALCSQTSAAQESAVSISYPVCSDAQRM